One Dehalococcoidia bacterium genomic window carries:
- a CDS encoding protein-L-isoaspartate(D-aspartate) O-methyltransferase — translation MRWELAPEGVQWTRDLLLAELRQEVKDERVLWAISQVPRERFVPPELASHAYENRPLPIGHGQTISQPLIVAIMTSALALRGQEKVLEVGTGSGYQAALLSLLAREVVSVERVPELAHKAAQRLQELGYHNVRVYVAHPDVLGWPDEAPYDAIIVTAAAPRVPQSLLAQLAPGGRMVIPVGGRDLQELVLVEKVKKGWKRRDLGPCRFVPLIGPEAWPPEEAYKGEG, via the coding sequence GTGAGGTGGGAACTGGCCCCCGAAGGGGTGCAATGGACACGGGATCTCCTCCTGGCTGAGCTACGGCAGGAGGTGAAGGACGAACGGGTGCTATGGGCCATCTCCCAAGTGCCACGGGAGAGGTTCGTGCCCCCGGAGCTGGCCTCCCACGCCTATGAGAACCGCCCCCTGCCCATCGGCCACGGGCAGACCATCTCCCAGCCCCTCATAGTGGCCATCATGACGTCCGCCCTCGCCCTGCGAGGGCAGGAGAAGGTGTTGGAGGTGGGCACCGGCTCGGGGTACCAAGCGGCCCTCCTCTCCCTCCTGGCCCGCGAGGTGGTGAGCGTGGAGCGGGTGCCGGAGCTGGCCCACAAGGCGGCCCAACGGCTGCAGGAGCTGGGCTACCACAACGTGCGGGTCTATGTGGCCCACCCCGACGTCTTGGGCTGGCCCGACGAGGCCCCCTATGATGCCATCATCGTCACGGCCGCTGCCCCCCGCGTCCCCCAGTCGTTGCTGGCCCAGCTGGCCCCCGGCGGCCGCATGGTCATACCCGTGGGAGGACGCGACCTCCAGGAGTTGGTGCTGGTGGAGAAGGTGAAAAAAGGGTGGAAAAGGCGTGACCTAGGGCCCTGTCGGTTCGTTCCACTAATAGGGCCGGAGGCCTGGCCCCCTGAGGAGGCCTATAAGGGTGAAGGATGA
- the eno gene encoding phosphopyruvate hydratase, with the protein MASASETRIAWVRAREVLDSRGHPTLEVEVGLEGGARGRAIVPAGASTGAHEALELRDGDPHRYFGKGVLRAVEHVHRIIAPAVVGRWAQDQEGIDRLLMELDGTPNKGRLGANAVLGVSLAVAHAAAAARGLPLYRYLGGEGEMTLPMPLFNILNGGRHARGGVDLQEFMVVPVGAPTFADALRWGAEVYHALGRLLEERGLSVGVGDEGGFAPPLARNEEALFLVLKAVEAAGRRPGEEVALALDAAASELHRHGLYHLAREERALTSEDMVAMWEDWCARYPIVSIEDGLAQDDWEGWALLTQRLGSRVQLVGDDLFVTNVMRIRRGIQMGVANAVLIKPNQIGTLTETLQAIEVAKGAGYRCVISHRSGETEDTTIADLAVATGAGQIKAGAPARGERTAKYNRLLRIEEELEEGARLARPFPPRP; encoded by the coding sequence ATGGCGTCGGCCTCGGAGACGCGCATCGCCTGGGTGAGGGCACGGGAGGTGTTAGACTCCCGGGGTCACCCCACGCTGGAGGTGGAGGTGGGCCTTGAGGGAGGGGCGCGCGGTCGGGCCATCGTCCCCGCCGGCGCCTCCACCGGCGCCCACGAGGCCCTGGAGCTGCGCGATGGCGACCCCCACCGCTATTTTGGCAAGGGAGTGCTGCGGGCGGTGGAGCACGTCCACCGCATCATCGCGCCGGCCGTGGTGGGCAGGTGGGCTCAGGACCAGGAGGGGATCGACCGCTTATTGATGGAGCTGGATGGCACCCCCAATAAGGGGCGTCTAGGGGCCAACGCTGTGCTAGGGGTCTCCTTGGCGGTGGCGCACGCCGCTGCTGCCGCCCGGGGCCTCCCTCTCTATCGCTATCTAGGAGGGGAGGGGGAAATGACCCTGCCCATGCCCTTGTTCAACATCCTCAACGGCGGCCGCCACGCCCGTGGCGGGGTGGACCTGCAGGAGTTCATGGTGGTGCCCGTGGGCGCCCCCACCTTCGCCGATGCCCTGCGGTGGGGAGCGGAGGTATACCACGCTCTGGGGCGGCTCCTAGAGGAGCGGGGCCTCTCGGTGGGGGTGGGCGATGAGGGCGGCTTTGCCCCGCCTCTGGCGCGCAATGAGGAGGCCCTATTCCTGGTGCTGAAGGCCGTGGAGGCGGCTGGCCGCCGCCCTGGGGAGGAGGTGGCCCTGGCCCTCGATGCTGCTGCCAGCGAGCTCCATCGCCACGGCCTTTACCACCTGGCGCGGGAGGAAAGAGCCCTCACCTCGGAGGACATGGTGGCCATGTGGGAGGACTGGTGCGCACGGTACCCCATCGTGAGCATCGAGGATGGGCTGGCCCAGGACGACTGGGAAGGATGGGCCCTCCTGACGCAGCGCCTGGGCTCCCGCGTTCAGCTAGTGGGGGATGACCTATTCGTCACCAATGTGATGCGCATCCGTAGGGGCATCCAGATGGGAGTGGCCAACGCCGTCCTCATCAAGCCCAACCAGATCGGCACCCTCACCGAGACTTTACAGGCCATAGAGGTGGCCAAGGGGGCCGGCTACAGGTGCGTCATCTCCCATCGCTCGGGGGAGACGGAGGACACCACCATAGCGGACCTGGCGGTGGCCACCGGGGCTGGCCAGATCAAGGCCGGGGCCCCAGCCAGAGGGGAGCGAACGGCCAAGTATAACCGCCTCCTACGCATCGAGGAGGAGCTGGAGGAGGGGGCTCGCCTGGCCCGCCCCTTCCCGCCAAGGCCCTAG
- a CDS encoding M23 family metallopeptidase, whose protein sequence is MLHIAFVLVALIAGAVGIGRHRLASSVMGSSTPPTPPARDQQEPTYLRLPVIPHTQERGGVSMVGLAEPLIQPTGQVLVLEPLASADAAPQPTEAQEERRQDAPPPSPPPLFTTYKVQPGDTVYGIARRLGIDFNYIVWNNPEISDDPDSLVVGQELIIPVGNGILYRLKLGDTLQAVALFFGVKVEDIVSFAANGITSPDAVREGMLVFLPGAKPPSPPEPKPAPASPQPTPPPAVQQPRPTPPASVAAAASSGFIWPVQGMLTQYFGGGHKGLDIATAHGTPVVAAAAGQVVLVAYGYYGYGNYVIIRHANGIETAYAHLSAIYVTMGQQVQQGEVIGAVGCTGWCTGPHLHFEVHVNGVPVNPLAYLP, encoded by the coding sequence GTGCTTCATATCGCCTTCGTGCTGGTGGCCCTTATCGCCGGAGCTGTGGGCATAGGGCGCCACCGTCTGGCCAGCTCGGTGATGGGCTCCTCCACCCCACCCACGCCACCAGCGCGCGACCAGCAGGAGCCTACCTATCTACGTCTGCCCGTCATCCCTCATACCCAGGAGCGCGGGGGCGTCAGCATGGTGGGGCTGGCCGAACCCCTCATCCAGCCCACGGGACAGGTGCTGGTGCTGGAGCCGCTGGCCTCGGCAGATGCCGCGCCGCAGCCTACCGAGGCCCAGGAGGAGCGGCGACAGGACGCGCCGCCCCCTTCCCCACCGCCCCTCTTCACCACCTACAAGGTGCAGCCCGGCGACACCGTTTATGGCATCGCCCGGCGCCTGGGCATCGACTTCAACTACATAGTGTGGAACAACCCAGAGATAAGCGATGACCCTGACAGCTTAGTGGTGGGGCAGGAGCTCATCATCCCGGTGGGTAACGGCATCCTTTACCGCCTCAAGCTTGGGGACACCTTGCAGGCCGTGGCCCTCTTTTTCGGGGTCAAGGTGGAGGACATCGTTTCCTTCGCTGCCAACGGCATCACCTCCCCTGACGCGGTGCGGGAGGGGATGCTGGTGTTCCTGCCTGGGGCCAAGCCTCCGTCCCCGCCGGAGCCCAAGCCAGCGCCGGCGTCGCCGCAGCCCACCCCGCCACCAGCGGTGCAGCAGCCCAGGCCCACCCCACCTGCCTCAGTGGCAGCGGCCGCCAGCAGTGGCTTCATATGGCCAGTGCAAGGGATGCTCACCCAGTATTTCGGTGGCGGGCATAAGGGGTTGGACATCGCCACTGCCCACGGAACCCCAGTGGTGGCTGCTGCCGCCGGGCAGGTGGTGCTGGTGGCCTATGGCTACTACGGCTACGGCAACTACGTTATCATTCGCCATGCCAATGGCATAGAGACAGCCTACGCTCACCTATCGGCCATCTATGTCACCATGGGCCAGCAGGTCCAGCAGGGAGAGGTCATTGGAGCCGTAGGGTGCACCGGCTGGTGCACGGGGCCCCATCTCCACTTCGAGGTGCATGTCAACGGCGTGCCCGTGAACCCCCTCGCCTATCTCCCCTAG
- a CDS encoding MBL fold metallo-hydrolase: protein MEIVWLGHACFWLRGRNVSIVTDPCPPSTGYEIGRLRAPIVTISHHHEDHDYLQAVVSPSFVLDAPGEYEISGVYITAVPTYHDGRQGAVWGPNLAFVLEMEGVVLCHLGDLGHLPNPEQVEMLSGAHVLMVPVGGGTTIDGAQAAEVVRLLEPRIVIPMHYRTPVCRLPLETLDRFLQEMEVERPEPQPKLNVTPSTLPEGTEVVILSYRGG, encoded by the coding sequence ATGGAGATCGTCTGGCTGGGGCATGCGTGCTTCTGGCTGAGGGGACGTAACGTATCCATCGTTACTGACCCTTGCCCCCCTTCCACCGGGTACGAAATAGGGCGGCTGCGGGCTCCCATCGTCACCATCAGCCACCACCATGAGGACCACGATTACCTACAGGCGGTGGTATCCCCTTCATTCGTCCTGGACGCCCCTGGTGAGTATGAGATAAGTGGTGTCTATATCACGGCTGTTCCCACCTATCACGATGGGCGCCAGGGGGCGGTGTGGGGCCCCAACCTGGCCTTCGTCCTGGAGATGGAGGGGGTGGTCCTCTGTCACTTGGGGGACCTGGGCCACCTCCCCAACCCCGAGCAGGTGGAGATGTTGAGCGGGGCGCACGTCCTCATGGTGCCCGTGGGAGGTGGCACCACCATCGATGGTGCCCAGGCGGCGGAGGTGGTGCGGCTGTTGGAGCCCCGCATCGTCATCCCCATGCACTACCGCACCCCTGTCTGTCGCCTCCCCCTGGAAACCCTGGATCGCTTCCTGCAGGAAATGGAGGTGGAGCGGCCTGAGCCCCAGCCCAAGCTCAACGTGACACCGTCCACCCTGCCCGAGGGGACGGAGGTGGTGATCCTTTCTTACCGGGGTGGCTAG
- a CDS encoding DUF72 domain-containing protein, whose product MARYWIGTSGWHYAHWLGVFYPEDLPPSRWLQHYVGHFPTVELNNPFYRQPRPQAWDLWRNNAPPGFLFAVKAHRFITHIKRLREVKEPLQRFLEGAMRLGDRLGPILYQLPPSFRRTPENQERLHHFLALLPPQLRHAVEFRHSSWMCEEALAILRDHGVAFCCFDSPGLKTPLVATAPFAYMRFHGAEALYASNYPDAVLEEWARRLLALGQGLTDLFIYFNNDAYGYAVTNARTLAEMLTAMGAQVAAPGRRKW is encoded by the coding sequence ATGGCCCGCTACTGGATCGGCACCAGCGGCTGGCACTACGCCCACTGGCTGGGCGTCTTCTATCCCGAGGACCTGCCTCCTTCTCGCTGGCTACAACATTACGTGGGCCACTTCCCCACGGTGGAGCTCAACAACCCCTTCTATCGGCAGCCTCGTCCCCAGGCCTGGGACCTGTGGCGCAACAACGCCCCGCCGGGGTTCCTGTTCGCCGTAAAGGCCCACCGCTTTATCACCCACATCAAGAGGCTGCGGGAGGTGAAGGAGCCCCTGCAGCGCTTCCTGGAGGGAGCCATGCGATTAGGGGATCGCCTGGGCCCCATCCTCTATCAGTTGCCACCTTCCTTCCGCCGCACCCCCGAGAACCAGGAGCGTCTGCACCACTTTCTGGCCCTTCTGCCCCCTCAGCTGCGCCATGCCGTGGAGTTCCGCCACTCCTCCTGGATGTGCGAGGAGGCCTTGGCCATTCTGAGGGACCATGGCGTGGCCTTCTGCTGCTTCGATTCGCCAGGTCTGAAGACGCCCCTGGTGGCCACCGCCCCCTTCGCCTACATGCGCTTCCACGGCGCCGAGGCCCTGTACGCCAGCAACTACCCCGATGCCGTGCTGGAGGAGTGGGCACGCCGCCTTCTGGCCCTGGGCCAGGGCCTGACGGACCTGTTCATCTACTTCAACAACGATGCCTACGGGTATGCCGTGACCAACGCCCGCACCCTGGCCGAGATGCTCACCGCCATGGGCGCCCAAGTGGCAGCCCCAGGAAGGCGAAAATGGTGA
- a CDS encoding cupredoxin domain-containing protein: MRLDITKLPVDWLVTAILAVAVAATFFTAFSLTVSEGGEEAAGPAPATTPAPGGTVVEIRAIPTLKFDRDTLEIPANVDVTIRFINEDTGVPHNVAAYKTKEAKEALAVGELCTGPCENTITVNVPPGKYFFRCDIHPVQMKGDLVAR, encoded by the coding sequence ATGCGCCTGGACATTACCAAGCTGCCTGTAGACTGGCTAGTGACTGCTATACTGGCGGTGGCTGTAGCCGCTACTTTCTTCACAGCCTTCAGCCTCACCGTATCCGAGGGTGGAGAGGAGGCCGCAGGCCCCGCCCCGGCCACCACCCCTGCCCCCGGAGGTACGGTGGTGGAGATAAGGGCCATCCCCACCCTCAAGTTCGACCGGGACACCCTGGAGATCCCCGCCAATGTGGACGTCACCATCCGTTTCATCAACGAGGACACGGGCGTTCCTCACAACGTCGCCGCCTATAAGACCAAGGAGGCCAAAGAGGCCCTGGCCGTGGGTGAGCTGTGCACCGGACCCTGTGAGAACACCATCACCGTCAACGTGCCGCCAGGCAAGTACTTCTTCCGGTGCGATATCCACCCCGTCCAGATGAAGGGGGACCTAGTTGCCCGCTAG
- a CDS encoding XdhC/CoxI family protein, which produces MLAHETRQVLEAARQAWAKGQRVALATVVRVLGSAYRREGAKMLAHEDGSATCMISGGCLEPEIVEVAKGVMRQGRPVRTRYQLDEDVMWGLGLGCGGTVEVLIEPLEQGSLPHRFLELQAQGEEGVLATALAGGEGHLLVLPHGTAQGALMPQHVQERVVAAATHLLQEAAPKAGTVQVEGVEVFLDVSVPPPELVVFGAGHDAIPLVALAQQVGFRVTLVDPRPAYATQERFPGARIVLAHPHALRQRLSLSPRSYVVIMNHHVERDREALELSLASPAPYIGLLGPRSRFQRIVQGLELGPQDLERVHTPVGLDLGGEAPEEVAVSIMAEVMATWRGASGRPLREKEGPIHQHLQPMS; this is translated from the coding sequence ATGCTGGCCCATGAGACCCGTCAGGTGCTAGAAGCGGCCCGTCAGGCCTGGGCCAAGGGCCAGCGAGTGGCCCTGGCCACCGTGGTGCGCGTCCTCGGCTCCGCCTACCGCCGTGAAGGAGCCAAGATGTTGGCCCACGAGGACGGTTCCGCCACCTGCATGATCTCCGGCGGCTGCCTGGAGCCCGAGATCGTGGAGGTGGCCAAGGGGGTTATGCGCCAGGGAAGGCCTGTCCGCACTCGTTACCAGCTGGACGAGGACGTCATGTGGGGCCTGGGGCTGGGATGCGGAGGGACGGTGGAGGTCCTCATCGAGCCCCTCGAGCAGGGGAGTCTCCCCCACCGTTTCTTGGAGCTCCAGGCCCAGGGAGAGGAAGGGGTCCTGGCCACGGCCTTGGCGGGGGGCGAGGGCCACCTCTTAGTCTTGCCCCATGGCACCGCCCAAGGCGCTCTCATGCCCCAACACGTGCAGGAGAGGGTGGTGGCCGCGGCTACCCACCTGCTGCAGGAGGCGGCCCCCAAAGCGGGCACGGTGCAGGTGGAGGGGGTGGAGGTATTCCTAGATGTGAGCGTCCCCCCACCCGAGCTGGTGGTGTTCGGGGCGGGACACGATGCCATCCCCCTGGTGGCCCTGGCTCAGCAGGTGGGGTTCCGAGTGACGCTGGTGGACCCTCGCCCAGCCTATGCCACCCAAGAACGTTTCCCAGGTGCGCGCATCGTCTTGGCCCATCCCCATGCGCTGCGACAGCGCCTCTCCCTCTCACCCCGCTCCTATGTGGTGATCATGAACCACCACGTGGAGCGGGACAGGGAGGCCCTGGAGCTCTCCCTGGCCTCCCCTGCGCCCTACATCGGCCTCCTGGGCCCCCGCTCCCGCTTCCAGCGCATCGTCCAGGGGCTGGAGCTGGGGCCCCAGGACTTGGAGCGGGTGCACACCCCCGTGGGCCTAGACCTGGGAGGCGAGGCCCCTGAGGAGGTAGCGGTGAGCATCATGGCCGAGGTGATGGCCACCTGGCGGGGGGCCTCAGGGCGACCTCTGCGGGAGAAGGAGGGGCCCATACACCAGCACCTGCAGCCCATGAGCTAG
- a CDS encoding DUF192 domain-containing protein, producing MALKVTNPARGTVLAYHVRLADTFWSRLRGLLGRRALARGYGLLIKPTASVHTCFMLFPIDIAFLDEGGRVVKACHALPPFRVAIGGRGAKMALELPAGTLRDTGTQEGDRLLIEEAP from the coding sequence ATGGCCCTAAAAGTCACCAACCCCGCCCGCGGCACCGTCCTGGCCTACCATGTGAGGTTGGCCGACACTTTCTGGAGCCGCCTGCGCGGCCTTCTGGGGCGACGGGCCCTTGCCAGGGGGTATGGCCTCCTCATAAAACCCACCGCCTCCGTCCACACCTGCTTCATGCTCTTCCCCATCGATATCGCTTTCCTGGACGAGGGGGGGAGGGTGGTGAAGGCCTGCCACGCTCTGCCGCCCTTCCGGGTGGCCATAGGAGGGAGAGGAGCCAAGATGGCCCTGGAGCTGCCCGCTGGCACCCTTAGGGACACTGGCACCCAGGAGGGGGATCGCCTTCTGATAGAGGAAGCGCCATAA
- a CDS encoding TIGR00725 family protein has translation MISVIGGENASPEAVRLAEEVGRELARRGAVVVCGGGSGVMEGVCRGARQAGGHTIGILPGHNAQESPPNPWVEFPIYTGLGYARNSMVVLSGEAVIAIDGAYGTLSEIAYALIYGIPIVGLDTWEFRYGMHNPTGIVRVQDPREAVELALRLAEERRASQGGGS, from the coding sequence ATGATATCGGTCATAGGAGGGGAGAATGCGTCCCCGGAGGCGGTGCGCCTGGCCGAGGAGGTGGGCCGAGAGCTGGCCCGTCGTGGCGCCGTGGTGGTATGCGGCGGCGGCTCAGGGGTCATGGAGGGAGTGTGCCGCGGCGCCCGCCAGGCGGGGGGTCACACCATTGGCATCCTCCCTGGCCACAACGCCCAGGAGAGCCCACCCAACCCCTGGGTGGAGTTCCCCATCTACACGGGCTTGGGTTACGCCCGTAACTCCATGGTGGTGCTCTCGGGAGAGGCAGTCATCGCCATCGATGGCGCTTATGGCACCCTCTCCGAGATCGCCTATGCCCTGATATATGGGATCCCCATCGTGGGCCTGGACACCTGGGAGTTCCGATACGGCATGCACAACCCCACGGGCATCGTGCGGGTCCAAGACCCCCGCGAGGCGGTGGAGCTGGCCCTGCGGCTGGCCGAGGAGCGACGGGCCTCCCAGGGGGGCGGTAGCTAG
- the xerD gene encoding site-specific tyrosine recombinase XerD encodes MAVSTRASPGLVDGVVRFLEYLEVEKGASANTVGAYRNDLQQLVDFIGSRVGKGISWSEVNRRLLQEFVLELRRRGYCESSVARKVAAVRSFFSFLAAEGMVARNVGEALASPRVHKALPRAISPSEVDELLEQPAKRQTPEAKRDQAMLELLYATGMRVTELVSLDVGDVHLGPSPFVRCRGKGGKERAIPIHEQAAEALRTYLEEGRPLLARDKDEKALFLNRRGERLTRQGLWLILSRYAQEAGLGRRVTPHVLRHSFATHMLRGGMPLRDLQELLGHASIATTQIYTHLTRDHLREVYQKAHPRA; translated from the coding sequence ATGGCCGTCAGCACGAGGGCCAGCCCGGGGCTGGTCGATGGGGTGGTGAGGTTCCTGGAGTACCTGGAGGTGGAGAAGGGGGCCTCAGCCAACACGGTGGGGGCCTACCGCAACGACCTCCAGCAGCTCGTGGACTTCATTGGGTCCAGGGTGGGGAAGGGGATCTCCTGGTCGGAGGTGAACCGCCGCCTCCTGCAGGAGTTCGTGTTGGAGCTCCGGAGGCGGGGCTATTGCGAGAGCTCGGTGGCGCGCAAGGTGGCGGCGGTGCGGTCCTTCTTCTCCTTCCTGGCGGCGGAGGGGATGGTGGCCCGTAACGTGGGGGAGGCCCTGGCATCGCCGCGGGTTCACAAGGCCCTGCCACGGGCCATCTCCCCCAGTGAGGTGGACGAGCTGCTGGAGCAGCCGGCCAAAAGGCAGACGCCCGAGGCCAAGCGGGACCAGGCCATGCTGGAGCTGCTATATGCCACTGGCATGCGTGTCACCGAGCTGGTTTCGCTGGACGTGGGGGACGTGCACCTGGGCCCTTCGCCCTTCGTGCGGTGTCGGGGCAAGGGGGGGAAGGAGAGGGCCATCCCCATCCATGAGCAGGCGGCAGAGGCGTTGCGCACCTACCTGGAGGAGGGCCGCCCCCTCTTGGCGCGGGACAAGGACGAGAAAGCCTTGTTCCTCAACCGGCGCGGCGAGAGGCTCACCCGGCAGGGGCTCTGGCTCATCCTCTCCCGCTATGCCCAAGAGGCAGGGCTGGGTAGGCGGGTGACGCCCCATGTCCTGCGCCACAGCTTCGCCACCCACATGCTGCGGGGAGGGATGCCCCTGCGGGACCTGCAGGAGCTCTTGGGCCACGCCTCCATCGCCACCACCCAGATATACACACACCTGACGCGTGACCATCTGCGGGAGGTGTATCAGAAGGCGCATCCCCGCGCCTAG
- the uvrC gene encoding excinuclease ABC subunit UvrC → MDQRRERLLEQVRALPERPGVYIFRDAQGKVLYVGKATSLRQRVRSYFGSARSLEEKVRNLVSKVADIDYIVVGSAAEALVLEASLIKRHQPPFNVRLKDDKHYPYLRIDLADPWPRVEIARRVLPDGARYFGPYASAGSVRKTLDLLKKLFPWRSCTKTITGTDPRPCLDYYIHRCLGPCAGLCTPQEYRRVVEQTIKFLEGRTEEVIDELWRQMEEAAEALEFERAARLRDQIRAIQRTAPQSQAVDLGRVVDIDVFGLAREEREACVYVFFVRRGNVVEQDSFALVGVEGEDEWTILQGFLAQFYEAAPYVPELVFLPLPIQEQEVLEGWLSQRRGGPVAVVVPKGGQEEALVHRANENAKEALQAMRLRALLDRDNLRHALQDLAEHLGLPSPPQRIECYDISNIHGSYAVGSMVVFWEGRPRPQEYRRFRIQGVSGPNDYAMLQEVLRRRFRRVRQASEDESFGKLPDLVMVDGGKGQVSAAHDVLRDLGLGHIPLAGLAKRHEELYVVDMSEPIVLPRQSQALYLLQRIRDEAHRFAITYHRRLREKKGLESALDAIPGIGPKRKRALLRKFGSLQAIKEATLDDIAATPGFTRSLARKLLEQL, encoded by the coding sequence ATGGACCAGAGGCGGGAAAGGCTGCTGGAGCAGGTGCGTGCTCTTCCCGAACGCCCCGGCGTCTACATCTTTCGCGACGCCCAGGGGAAGGTGCTGTATGTGGGCAAGGCCACCAGCCTGCGCCAGCGCGTCCGCTCTTACTTTGGCTCGGCCCGCAGCCTGGAGGAGAAGGTGCGCAACCTGGTCTCCAAAGTGGCCGACATAGATTACATAGTGGTGGGAAGCGCCGCCGAGGCCCTGGTGCTGGAGGCCAGCCTTATCAAACGTCACCAGCCCCCCTTCAACGTCCGCCTCAAGGACGACAAGCACTACCCCTATCTGCGCATCGACCTGGCCGATCCTTGGCCACGGGTGGAGATCGCCCGGCGCGTCCTGCCCGATGGCGCCCGCTACTTTGGCCCCTATGCCAGCGCTGGCTCTGTGCGCAAGACCCTTGACCTCCTCAAGAAGCTCTTCCCCTGGCGCTCCTGCACCAAGACCATCACCGGCACCGACCCCCGCCCCTGCCTGGACTACTACATCCACCGTTGCCTGGGCCCTTGCGCCGGCCTCTGCACCCCTCAGGAGTACCGTCGGGTGGTGGAGCAGACCATCAAGTTCCTGGAGGGACGCACTGAGGAGGTAATAGACGAGCTGTGGCGCCAGATGGAGGAGGCGGCCGAGGCCCTGGAATTCGAGCGGGCGGCCCGTCTGCGCGACCAGATCCGCGCCATCCAGCGCACCGCCCCCCAGAGCCAGGCGGTGGACCTAGGCCGGGTGGTGGACATCGACGTCTTCGGCCTGGCGCGGGAGGAGAGGGAGGCCTGCGTGTATGTCTTCTTCGTCCGCCGCGGCAACGTGGTGGAGCAGGACTCCTTTGCCCTGGTGGGGGTCGAGGGAGAGGATGAGTGGACCATACTACAGGGCTTCCTCGCCCAGTTCTATGAGGCAGCACCCTACGTGCCGGAGCTGGTCTTCCTACCCCTGCCCATCCAGGAGCAAGAGGTGCTGGAGGGTTGGCTATCGCAGCGGCGGGGAGGCCCTGTGGCCGTGGTGGTACCCAAAGGGGGCCAGGAGGAGGCCCTGGTGCATAGGGCCAACGAGAACGCCAAGGAGGCCTTACAGGCCATGCGCTTACGGGCCCTGCTGGACCGGGACAACCTCCGCCATGCCCTGCAGGACCTGGCCGAGCACCTGGGCCTGCCATCACCACCGCAGCGCATCGAGTGCTACGACATCTCCAACATCCATGGGAGTTACGCTGTGGGATCTATGGTAGTGTTCTGGGAGGGGCGCCCCCGCCCCCAGGAGTACCGCCGCTTCCGTATCCAGGGTGTGAGTGGGCCCAACGATTATGCCATGCTCCAGGAGGTGCTGAGACGTCGCTTCCGCCGCGTCCGTCAGGCCTCTGAAGACGAGTCCTTCGGTAAGCTGCCCGATCTGGTGATGGTGGATGGCGGCAAGGGACAGGTCTCGGCGGCCCACGACGTGCTGCGGGACTTGGGACTGGGCCACATACCTCTGGCTGGCCTGGCCAAGCGGCATGAGGAGCTATATGTGGTGGACATGAGCGAGCCTATCGTCCTGCCCCGCCAGTCCCAGGCCCTGTACTTGCTGCAGCGCATCCGCGACGAGGCCCATCGCTTCGCCATCACCTACCACCGGCGTCTGAGGGAGAAGAAGGGGCTGGAGTCGGCCTTGGATGCCATCCCTGGCATTGGGCCCAAGCGCAAGAGGGCCCTTCTGCGCAAGTTCGGTTCCCTGCAGGCCATAAAAGAGGCCACCCTGGACGATATAGCGGCCACCCCCGGCTTCACCCGCTCCCTGGCCCGCAAGCTGCTGGAACAGCTCTGA